In Musa acuminata AAA Group cultivar baxijiao chromosome BXJ2-10, Cavendish_Baxijiao_AAA, whole genome shotgun sequence, a genomic segment contains:
- the LOC103999668 gene encoding probable WRKY transcription factor 49 has translation MEEVAEAETSWFDDFDYSQVEIMRELQEDTSSQFISSEVAESQSVAQQESIINKLISAAYSGPTISDIESALSLTFQSGDSSGRCSARPIVCSPDKGLGKMEHKYVFRIKTCGNGLDDDGYKWRKYGQKSIKNSPNPRSYYRCTNPRCNAKKQVERSMEDPELLIVTYEGLHLHYTYSHLLFTRPQDYSDTGLHVAKKLKCQSTAAEPARQSPPAIRQSQPAVDGTVVGPPSAGQVTVEDVLQHGLLDDVLQSSEGLLEDVVPLLVRKPCNSTTSSYDPCPSSPASSPSYSSLSWTTGSAFLDLDVLSTIM, from the exons ATGGAGGAAGTTGCAGAAGCAGAGACCAGTTGGTTTGATGATTTCGATTACTCTCAAGTGGAGATCATGAGGGAGCTGCAGGAGGATACGAGCTCCCAGTTCATCTCTTCCGAGGTTGCAGAGTCCCAGTCTGTTGCACAACAGGAATCGATCATCAACAAGCTCATCTCTGCAGCCTACTCAGGCCCAACCATCAGTGACATCGAAAGTGCACTGTCGCTCACCTTCCAGAGTGGTGACTCCAGTGGCCGGTGCAGTGCTCGACCCAT TGTTTGTTCACCGGACAAGGGCCTGGGCAAGATGGAGCACAAGTATGTGTTCAGAATCAAGACCTGCGGCAATGGGCTTGATGATGATGGCTACAAATGGAGGAAATACGGGCAGAAATCTATCAAGAACAGTCCCAATCCGAG GAGTTACTACAGATGCACCAACCCGAGATGCAATGCCAAGAAGCAAGTGGAGAGGTCCATGGAAGACCCAGAACTGCTCATCGTCACGTACGAGGGCCTTCACCTTCACTACACCTACTCCCATCTCCTCTTCACTCGGCCGCAGGATTACTCCGACACCGGTCTCCATGTAGCAAAGAAGCTCAAATGCCAGTCCACTGCGGCGGAGCCTGCAAGACAGAGCCCACCGGCGATTCGGCAGTCGCAACCTGCGGTGGATGGGACAGTAGTAGGCCCACCTTCTGCAGGTCAAGTTACTGTGGAGGATGTTCTGCAGCATGGACTACTGGACGATGTGTTGCAGAGCTCAGAAGGACTGCTGGAAGATGTTGTGCCCTTACTGGTGAGAAAGCCATGCAACTCCACCACCTCATCATATGACCCTTGTCCTTCGTCTCCGGCATCTTCTCCGTCCTACTCTTCCCTGTCATGGACCACCGGCTCGGCCTTCCTTGACCTGGATGTTCTTTCTACCATAATGTGA
- the LOC135624366 gene encoding phosphate metabolism protein 8-like, whose product MEFDDHYRQAQRATYDCLLFDLDDTLYPLSSGIATECRKNIGDYMHEKLGIEESKISELCDVLYKNYGTTMAGLRAVGYDFDYDDYHSFVHGRLPYNKLKPDPVLRQLLLSLPMRKVVFTNGDEVHAAEVLKRLGLEDCFEGVICFETLNPPSSSCGTQTPSEIFDIVDHFSKPDTSGIELPKTPVVCKPSVEAMEHALRLANIDPQRSVFFDDSARNIRSGKRIGLQTVLVGTSHRVKGADHALESIHNIREALPELWEKAEKSGSIRHSGKVAMETSVTA is encoded by the exons ATGGAATTCGATGACCACTACCGGCAGGCTCAGAGGGCTACATACGATTGCCTTCTCTTCG ATCTCGATGACACTCTCTACCCATTGAGTTCTGGCATCGCAACCGAGTGCCGTAAGAACATTGGAg ATTACATGCACGAGAAACTTGGGATCGAGGAAAGCAAGATATCGGAGCTGTGCGATGTCCTATACAAGAACTACGGCACGACAATGGCTGGTCTAAGG GCCGTCGGCTACGACTTCGACTATGACGATTACCACAGCTTCGTTCATGGAAGATTGCCGTACAACAAGTTGAAGCCAGACCCTGTTCTTaggcagctcttgctgagccttcCGATGCGCAAAGTC GTGTTCACGAACGGCGACGAGGTCCACGCTGCTGAGGTGCTCAAGAGGCTGGGGCTGGAAGACTGCTTCGAAGGGGTCATATGCTTCGAGACTCTGAATCCACCGTCCTCTTCCTGCGGCACACAAACCCCGAGCGAAATCTTCGACATCGTCGACCACTTCTCGAAGCCTGACACTAGCGGAATCGAACTACCCAAGACGCCGGTGGTGTGCAAGCCGTCCGTGGAAGCCATGGAGCACGCGCTGAGGCTCGCAAACATCGACCCCCAAAGAAGT GTTTTCTTCGATGACAGTGCACGGAACATTCGATCAGGAAAACGCATCGGTCTGCAGACCGTACTG GTGGGGACTTCACACAGAGTGAAAGGCGCGGACCATGCTTTGGAGAGCATCCACAACATCAGGGAGGCGCTGCCGGAGCTGTGGGAGAAGGCAGAGAAATCAGGCAGCATCCGGCACTCGGGGAAGGTTGCGATGGAGACATCTGTGACTGCCTAA
- the LOC135625888 gene encoding kinetochore protein SPC25 homolog, whose translation MQRRTEESIHGRMAEQRLACIREIEIQRQRADLAASSFRHSLLSVRSLAGQNLADREKLGRLKDSLKELEADLVEALSVKTGKESKSTFLAEALSSTASRTEQLKKTILDLRRKRDKHSAVISEQLLALEALEVKSSQYILERQKTEEAIEWYNRILGFRAECGEGVKFIFDKIDRKNPNEEYSFSIRLDNDAYNLLDCNTILEGIPELIMDLNKTNGLFKFARIMREKFQVAASNGMLPTSMSVYPDSSSVTVSSAPPASVDSKSETSVMQNYLRVKVNDHQYDPHKKVNTGQPAIQSPRSVSALRRSPRFLGRRIN comes from the exons ATGCAGCGGAGGACGGAGGAGTCGATCCACGGGAGGATGGCGGAGCAGCGGCTCGCCTGCATCCGGGAGATCGAAATCCAGCGCCAGAGGGCTGACCTCGCCGCGAGTTCCTTCCGCCATTCCCTCCTCTCCGTCCGCTCCTTGGCCGGGCAAAACCTAGCTGATCGAG AAAAACTTGGCAGGCTGAAAGATAGCCTCAAGGAATTGGAGGCTGATTTGGTTGAAGCTCTTTCAG TGAAGACTGGTAAAGAGTCCAAGTCCACATTTCTTGCTGAAGCCCTTTCTAGCACAGCATCTAGAACTGAGCAGCTGAAGAAGACAATTCTAGATCTAAGGAGAAAGAGAGACAAACATTCTGCAGTTATATCAGAACAACTACTTG CTCTGGAAGCTTTAGAAGTAAAGAGTAGTCAATATATTCTTGAAAGACAAAAAACAGAGGAGGCCATTGAGTGGTACAATAGGATTCTTGGTTTCCGAGCTGAATGTGGAGAAG GGGTCAAGTTTATCTTTGACAAAATTGATCGGAAGAACCCAAATGAGGAATACTCGTTCAGCATAAGGCTTGATAACGACGCTTACAACT TACTGGACTGCAACACAATATTGGAAGGTATTCCTGAATTGATCATGGACTTAAATAAAACAAACGGCTTATTCAAGTTTGCAAGAATCATGAGAGAGAAGTTCCAGGTTGCTGCATCAAATG GAATGTTACCTACATCCATGTCTGTATATCCAGACTCATCTTCAGTTACAGTATCATCTGCACCACCAGCTTCTGTGGATAGTAAAAGTGAAACATCAGTGATGCAAAATTATCTTCGTGTTAAAGTTAATGATCATCAATATGATCCTCATAAAAAGGTCAACACAGGCCAACCTGCAATTCAGTCACCCAGATCTGTGTCAGCTTTGCGTCGCTCCCCACGTTTTCTG GGAAGAAGGATTAATTGA
- the LOC135582500 gene encoding receptor-like cytoplasmic kinase 176 isoform X3: MGNCWGAKVKAESHSHVVFASVGNSKHGKRKGNVSSGSSSRMSASFMPLTPRSEGEILSSSNLKSFIFNELRIATRNFRPDSVLGEGGFGSVFKGWIDEHTFAAVKPGTGLVIAVKKLNQDGFQGHREWLTEVNYLSQLSHPNLVKLIGYCLEDEQRLLVYEFMPRGSLENHLFRRSSYYQALSWNLRMKIALGAAKGLAFLHSDKAKVIYRDFKASNNYNAKLSDFGLAKDGPSDDKSHVSTRVMGTYGYAAPEYLATGHLTCKSDVYSFGVVLLEMLTGQRAIDKKRPVTEHNLVEWAKLYLTSKRKTIRILDSRLQGQYSPAGAQKAAALALQCLSMQAKQRPPMDQVVTALEQLQDAKDISNNPQTTDPKSANGHPRLPLRRSSQRVGDGKVAHPRPLASPSLD, encoded by the exons ATGGGTAATTGCTGGGGTGCGAAGGTCAAGGCGGAGAGCCATTCCCATGTTGTCTTCGCTTCAG TAGGGAACTCTAAACATGGCAAGAGGAAGGGAAATGTGTCAAGTGGTTCTAGCAGCAGGATGTCTGCCTCCTTCATGCCTCTAACCCCACGGAGCGAGGGTGAGATCTTGTCGTCGTCCAATCTGAAGAGCTTCATCTTCAATGAACTCAGAATTGCCACCAGAAACTTCCGGCCAGACAGTGTGTTGGGAGAGGGAGGCTTTGGTTCAGTGTTCAAGGGATGGATTGATGAGCACACATTTGCAGCAGTCAAGCCTGGGACCGGATTAGTTATCGCCGTGAAGAAACTCAACCAGGACGGCTTCcagggtcatcgggagtggctg ACAGAGGTCAATTACCTGAGCCAGCTGTCTCATCCTAACCTCGTGAAGCTTATCGGATACTGCCTGGAGGATGAACAAAGGCTTCTTGTGTATGAGTTTATGCCTCGCGGAAGCTTGGAGAATCATCTCTTCAGGA GGAGTTCATACTACCAGGCACTCTCTTGGAATCTCCGAATGAAGATTGCGCTCGGAGCTGCTAAAGGACTCGCTTTTCTTCATAGTGACAAGGCGAAAGTCATTTATCGTGATTTTAAAGCTTCCAAT AACTATAACGCAAAGCTTTCGGATTTTGGATTGGCAAAGGATGGTCCCTCTGATGATAAAAGCCACGTCTCTACAAGGGTCATGGGCACATATGGATATGCTGCTCCCGAGTACCTTGCAACAG GTCATTTGACTTGCAAGAGCGATGTTTATAGCTTTGGTgtcgttcttcttgagatgttgaCCGGGCAGCGTGCCATTGACAAGAAACGCCCTGTCACAGAGCACAATCTAGTGGAGTGGGCAAAGCTTTATCTCACAAGCAAGCGAAAGACCATCCGCATCTTAGATTCCAGATTGCAAGGGCAGTACTCACCGGCAGGAGCCCAGAAAGCGGCTGCTCTCGCACTCCAGTGCCTGTCCATGCAAGCAAAGCAAAGGCCACCCATGGATCAAGTGGTGACTGCATTAGAACAGCTTCAGGACGCTAAAGACATCAGCAATAACCCTCAGACGACTGATCCAAAGTCAGCCAACGGCCATCCACGTTTGCCTCTTCGGAGAAGTTCACAGAGAGTTGGAGATGGAAAGGTTGCTCATCCAAGACCCTTAGCTTCCCCTTCTCTAGACTAG
- the LOC135582500 gene encoding receptor-like cytoplasmic kinase 176 isoform X1 encodes MGNCWGAKVKAESHSHVVFASVGNSKHGKRKGNVSSGSSSRMSASFMPLTPRSEGEILSSSNLKSFIFNELRIATRNFRPDSVLGEGGFGSVFKGWIDEHTFAAVKPGTGLVIAVKKLNQDGFQGHREWLTEVNYLSQLSHPNLVKLIGYCLEDEQRLLVYEFMPRGSLENHLFRRSSYYQALSWNLRMKIALGAAKGLAFLHSDKAKVIYRDFKASNVLLDSNYNAKLSDFGLAKDGPSDDKSHVSTRVMGTYGYAAPEYLATGHLTCKSDVYSFGVVLLEMLTGQRAIDKKRPVTEHNLVEWAKLYLTSKRKTIRILDSRLQGQYSPAGAQKAAALALQCLSMQAKQRPPMDQVVTALEQLQDAKDISNNPQTTDPKSANGHPRLPLRRSSQRVGDGKVAHPRPLASPSLD; translated from the exons ATGGGTAATTGCTGGGGTGCGAAGGTCAAGGCGGAGAGCCATTCCCATGTTGTCTTCGCTTCAG TAGGGAACTCTAAACATGGCAAGAGGAAGGGAAATGTGTCAAGTGGTTCTAGCAGCAGGATGTCTGCCTCCTTCATGCCTCTAACCCCACGGAGCGAGGGTGAGATCTTGTCGTCGTCCAATCTGAAGAGCTTCATCTTCAATGAACTCAGAATTGCCACCAGAAACTTCCGGCCAGACAGTGTGTTGGGAGAGGGAGGCTTTGGTTCAGTGTTCAAGGGATGGATTGATGAGCACACATTTGCAGCAGTCAAGCCTGGGACCGGATTAGTTATCGCCGTGAAGAAACTCAACCAGGACGGCTTCcagggtcatcgggagtggctg ACAGAGGTCAATTACCTGAGCCAGCTGTCTCATCCTAACCTCGTGAAGCTTATCGGATACTGCCTGGAGGATGAACAAAGGCTTCTTGTGTATGAGTTTATGCCTCGCGGAAGCTTGGAGAATCATCTCTTCAGGA GGAGTTCATACTACCAGGCACTCTCTTGGAATCTCCGAATGAAGATTGCGCTCGGAGCTGCTAAAGGACTCGCTTTTCTTCATAGTGACAAGGCGAAAGTCATTTATCGTGATTTTAAAGCTTCCAATGTGCTTCTTGATTCA AACTATAACGCAAAGCTTTCGGATTTTGGATTGGCAAAGGATGGTCCCTCTGATGATAAAAGCCACGTCTCTACAAGGGTCATGGGCACATATGGATATGCTGCTCCCGAGTACCTTGCAACAG GTCATTTGACTTGCAAGAGCGATGTTTATAGCTTTGGTgtcgttcttcttgagatgttgaCCGGGCAGCGTGCCATTGACAAGAAACGCCCTGTCACAGAGCACAATCTAGTGGAGTGGGCAAAGCTTTATCTCACAAGCAAGCGAAAGACCATCCGCATCTTAGATTCCAGATTGCAAGGGCAGTACTCACCGGCAGGAGCCCAGAAAGCGGCTGCTCTCGCACTCCAGTGCCTGTCCATGCAAGCAAAGCAAAGGCCACCCATGGATCAAGTGGTGACTGCATTAGAACAGCTTCAGGACGCTAAAGACATCAGCAATAACCCTCAGACGACTGATCCAAAGTCAGCCAACGGCCATCCACGTTTGCCTCTTCGGAGAAGTTCACAGAGAGTTGGAGATGGAAAGGTTGCTCATCCAAGACCCTTAGCTTCCCCTTCTCTAGACTAG
- the LOC135582500 gene encoding receptor-like cytoplasmic kinase 176 isoform X2 gives MGNCWGAKVKAESHSHVVFASGNSKHGKRKGNVSSGSSSRMSASFMPLTPRSEGEILSSSNLKSFIFNELRIATRNFRPDSVLGEGGFGSVFKGWIDEHTFAAVKPGTGLVIAVKKLNQDGFQGHREWLTEVNYLSQLSHPNLVKLIGYCLEDEQRLLVYEFMPRGSLENHLFRRSSYYQALSWNLRMKIALGAAKGLAFLHSDKAKVIYRDFKASNVLLDSNYNAKLSDFGLAKDGPSDDKSHVSTRVMGTYGYAAPEYLATGHLTCKSDVYSFGVVLLEMLTGQRAIDKKRPVTEHNLVEWAKLYLTSKRKTIRILDSRLQGQYSPAGAQKAAALALQCLSMQAKQRPPMDQVVTALEQLQDAKDISNNPQTTDPKSANGHPRLPLRRSSQRVGDGKVAHPRPLASPSLD, from the exons ATGGGTAATTGCTGGGGTGCGAAGGTCAAGGCGGAGAGCCATTCCCATGTTGTCTTCGCTTCAG GGAACTCTAAACATGGCAAGAGGAAGGGAAATGTGTCAAGTGGTTCTAGCAGCAGGATGTCTGCCTCCTTCATGCCTCTAACCCCACGGAGCGAGGGTGAGATCTTGTCGTCGTCCAATCTGAAGAGCTTCATCTTCAATGAACTCAGAATTGCCACCAGAAACTTCCGGCCAGACAGTGTGTTGGGAGAGGGAGGCTTTGGTTCAGTGTTCAAGGGATGGATTGATGAGCACACATTTGCAGCAGTCAAGCCTGGGACCGGATTAGTTATCGCCGTGAAGAAACTCAACCAGGACGGCTTCcagggtcatcgggagtggctg ACAGAGGTCAATTACCTGAGCCAGCTGTCTCATCCTAACCTCGTGAAGCTTATCGGATACTGCCTGGAGGATGAACAAAGGCTTCTTGTGTATGAGTTTATGCCTCGCGGAAGCTTGGAGAATCATCTCTTCAGGA GGAGTTCATACTACCAGGCACTCTCTTGGAATCTCCGAATGAAGATTGCGCTCGGAGCTGCTAAAGGACTCGCTTTTCTTCATAGTGACAAGGCGAAAGTCATTTATCGTGATTTTAAAGCTTCCAATGTGCTTCTTGATTCA AACTATAACGCAAAGCTTTCGGATTTTGGATTGGCAAAGGATGGTCCCTCTGATGATAAAAGCCACGTCTCTACAAGGGTCATGGGCACATATGGATATGCTGCTCCCGAGTACCTTGCAACAG GTCATTTGACTTGCAAGAGCGATGTTTATAGCTTTGGTgtcgttcttcttgagatgttgaCCGGGCAGCGTGCCATTGACAAGAAACGCCCTGTCACAGAGCACAATCTAGTGGAGTGGGCAAAGCTTTATCTCACAAGCAAGCGAAAGACCATCCGCATCTTAGATTCCAGATTGCAAGGGCAGTACTCACCGGCAGGAGCCCAGAAAGCGGCTGCTCTCGCACTCCAGTGCCTGTCCATGCAAGCAAAGCAAAGGCCACCCATGGATCAAGTGGTGACTGCATTAGAACAGCTTCAGGACGCTAAAGACATCAGCAATAACCCTCAGACGACTGATCCAAAGTCAGCCAACGGCCATCCACGTTTGCCTCTTCGGAGAAGTTCACAGAGAGTTGGAGATGGAAAGGTTGCTCATCCAAGACCCTTAGCTTCCCCTTCTCTAGACTAG
- the LOC135624368 gene encoding glucan endo-1,3-beta-glucosidase-like: MAAAGGLLTALASPTKLLLALFLVLHLVPFSSITAAAAISIGVNYGAYANNLPPPAQVAAFLKDRTFIDRVKLFDANPDMIRAFAGTGISLMITVPNGDIASLASRSSAPSPAASAWVASHVAPFYPATNISLVAVGNEVLATADRNLIAHLVPAMRSLYAALSAAGFHQIRVSTPHSLGILSTSEPPSIGRFRRGYDRAIFAPMLDFHRRTRTPFVVNPYPYFGYTARTLNYALFRPNSGVFDPATGVNYTNMFVAQLDAVHAAMRRLGYGDVEIAVGETGWPSAGEPGQLGVSVEDAISYNMNLIRLVNSGNGTPMMPDRRFETYVFALFNENLKPGPTAERHFGLFNADFSAVYDVGLMRGQAPAPAGGSGRRWCVARADASAAALQANIDYACGSGGANCRPIQDGGACFYPNTPLSHASYAMNAYYQAAGCHDFDCDFGHTGVLTSTDPSRGNCKYQ, translated from the exons ATGGCCGCCGCCGGAGGCCTTCTCACCGCTCTAGCGAGCCCCACAAAGCTCCTCCTTGCCCTCTTCCTTGTTCTCCACCTCGTCCCTTTCTCCTCCATCACGGCCGCCGCTGCCATTTCCATCGGCGTCAACTACGGTGCCTACGCCAACAACCTTCCCCCGCCGGCCCAAGTCGCCGCCTTCCTCAAGGACCGTACCTTCATCGACCGCGTCAAGCTTTTCGACGCCAACCCCGACATGATCCGCGCCTTCGCTGGCACCGGCATCTCCCTGATGATCACCGTCCCCAATGGGGACATCGCCTCCCTCGCCTCCCGCTCGTCCGCCCCTTCCCCCGCCGCCTCCGCTTGGGTCGCCTCCCATGTCGCTCCCTTCTACCCCGCCACCAACATCTCCCTCGTCGCCGTCGGTAACGAGGTCCTCGCCACCGCCGATCGCAACCTTATCGCCCACCTCGTACCGGCTATGCGCTCGCTCTACGCAGCCCTCTCGGCCGCCGGCTTTCACCAGATCCGGGTTTCCACCCCCCACTCTCTCGGCATCCTCTCCACCTCCGAACCGCCCTCCATCGGCCGCTTCCGCCGTGGCTATGACCGCGCCATTTTCGCCCCGATGCTCGACTTCCACCGCCGCACGCGCACCCCGTTCGTGGTGAACCCCTACCCCTACTTCGGCTACACGGCGCGCACCCTCAACTACGCCCTGTTCCGGCCCAACTCGGGGGTGTTCGACCCTGCCACAGGGGTGAACTACACCAACATGTTCGTGGCGCAGCTGGACGCGGTGCACGCCGCGATGCGTCGGCTTGGTTACGGCGACGTGGAGATCGCCGTGGGGGAGACGGGTTGGCCGTCGGCTGGGGAGCCAGGGCAGCTCGGGGTGAGCGTGGAGGACGCCATCTCCTACAACATGAACCTGATACGCTTGGTGAACTCCGGCAATGGGACGCCGATGATGCCGGACCGGCGGTTCGAGACGTACGTCTTCGCGCTGTTCAACGAGAACCTGAAGCCGGGACCGACGGCGGAGCGCCACTTCGGGCTTTTCAACGCCGACTTCTCGGCGGTCTACGAcgtcggcctcatgcgcggccag GCGCCGGCGCCCGCTGGTGGATCGGGGAGGAGGTGGTGCGTGGCGAGGGCGGACGCGAGCGCCGCGGCGCTGCAGGCCAACATCGACTATGCGTGCGGCAGCGGCGGCGCGAACTGCAGGCCCATACAAGACGGCGGCGCGTGTTTCTACCCCAACACGCCGTTGTCCCACGCCTCCTACGCCATGAACGCCTACTACCAAGCCGCCGGGTGCCACGACTTCGACTGCGACTTTGGCCACACCGGCGTCCTCACCTCCACTGACCCCA GTCGTGGGAACTGCAAGTATCAGTGA